The segment CCCGGCCCGGGGACGATCTACCTCTCCCAGGCCTTCCGCTTCCTTCGCCCGGTGTACATCGGCGACACCATCACCGCGCGGGTGGAGGTCACCGACGTCGTGCGCGAGCGGAACCGGCTGAGCCTCAGGACCGTCTGCCTCAATCAACGGGGCGAGCCCGTGCTGGAGGGCGAGGCCTGGATCATGCCTTCCCGCCAGCACATCGAGTACGAGGCGCCCGAGCATCGGCCCGGCGCCTGGGCGATGGCCTACGCGCCGGCCACGCTGGCGATGCAGGCCATGTCGTTCTGGGCGACCAGCGGGCTGACCTTCGCCGCCGAGCTCCTCAAGCTCTGGGAGGCCCGCCCGGCTGCCCGCAGCTGAGACCCG is part of the Candidatus Methylomirabilota bacterium genome and harbors:
- a CDS encoding MaoC family dehydratase, translating into MTGRTIEELVVGDTAEITKQITAETIREFVETTGDDNPIHSDAAFAATTRFGQIIAPGILTGGLISAVIGTRLPGPGTIYLSQAFRFLRPVYIGDTITARVEVTDVVRERNRLSLRTVCLNQRGEPVLEGEAWIMPSRQHIEYEAPEHRPGAWAMAYAPATLAMQAMSFWATSGLTFAAELLKLWEARPAARS